Sequence from the Mycobacterium florentinum genome:
AAGCGGGTGTGCGCGGCGAATTGAGGAAGCGGGCAAAGACTCGCGTCCTGCTTGTCGGGGGGCCAGGGTGCCCCAGACCCGCAGGAAGCCGTAGATCGGCAACGCGGCCCTCCAAAAGCGTCGCGCGCGCAGCAAATGGCCAGGCTACGGCGCAAAAAGGCCCCTTTTCCAATACTCACGAAATAGTGACCGGCGGCAATCATGTCTTTTTCGGAGTTTCTCCCGGGTGTCGCCATCGGAGAATGGTTAGGTCGGGAATGTGACGTCCCTGGTGAAGTTGTTTCGCGACACCGTCGCGGTTCGGATGGTCGTTGTCGTGGTGCTCGGCGTCGTCGTCGCCATCATGGTGGGAAGTGCCTTGGGTGGGCGCTACGCGCTCGTCGGCTGGATCACCGCCGCGGGCGTGTATGTGGTGTGGACGCAGCTCATCCTGCGCGGGATGGACGCTGAGCAAACCCGGATCTGGGCGACGCGAGAGGACCCGACCAGGTGGCTCGCCGATGCGGTCATCCTGACCGCGAGCGTCGCAAGCCTGGGCGGGGTCGGGTACGTGGTGGCCGCCGGGTCCCGGTCCGGCGCCGGCGCGATCCACGCCGCCATCGTCGGCATTCTCAGCGTCGCGGCGTCCTGGTTCGCCGTGCACACGCTGTACACCGTGCACTACGCGCGGCTCTACTATTCCGACGATCCGGGCGGCATCGACTTCCATGACCCGGAGCCGCCGCGATTTCGGGACTTCGCATATGTCGCGTTCACTGTCGGCATGACCTACCAGGTATCGGACACCGAGATCAATCTGACGTCCATCAGAGCGACGGTGTTACGCCATGCGATGGTGTCCTACCTCCTGGGCGCGGTGGTGCTCGCCGTCACGATCAATCTGATCGCGGGGCTGAGCTCCAAGGTGTGATCGTCACACCGGTCTCGCCGGCACCAAAAAGGTTGGACTAGGCCAAGTTTGAAACGCGATATCGCATTCGCTATCGCGCGTCGGCCGTCGCTAGCCGATTTTCGTGAGCGTAAAGGTATCGTCCGGGTCGGTGAGGCCGCACGGCACGGTGCTGTCCAGGAAGACCGCCATCCCGGTGAGCGTCAGCGGGTCCCAGGATTGGTGAACCGTCACCGGGTGCAGGCTGTTGTCGTCGGCGCAGATCGCGGCTTCCGGGATCGTGCGCGTCACGGTGTATCGGCCGTCGATCAGTGGAGCGTTGAACCCCATGCCCGGACCGGTCGTCACGTGGGCAACGCAGACCTGCTTGCACGTGGTGTTGATGGTCCAAATTCCGGTGTCCCCGTCTTCGTCCGCGTAGTGATAAACGCCGTTCATTTTCGCGTCGTCGCCGGCGGCTAGCGGCTCGGCCCAGGCTAGGGGTGCTGGCAAGGCTGCCACGCCAGCAAAGAATACGGTTGCCGCGATGAACGTGCTGATCCTCATCTTTTCCGGCCTCTTGTCCTGGTTTTACTGCCCGGCGGGCACGATGAGGCGAATTTATCAGCAAACTAATAGAGAGTATCCGGTCGCTGGTGAACGCATATCGAATTGAAAGACGAATCGGCGAAGGGGACCGATAAGTTCTATGAAATCGACATGTTTCGAAGCCCGGCCGGCCGGGCTTCGTCGGTCGTGGCCCTCAGCAATGCGGCGCCCAGCACTTCTGGGTGGGGCAATACGTCGCGTGTGCGATGCCGACCATGGACGCGACGTCACCGACGGCGATGCCGCGTGGATCCAAGTTCGCGTGGACGTCCTGGGCGATCTGGTCCGGCGTCCAGCCCCAGCCGAGGTCGTCGCAGATGAGCTGCGCCATCCCGATCAGGGCGGCGTCGTGGCCGGGCGGCCAGGAGAGGCCGGCGGCACGCAGCTGAGCAAGGTATCCGTCATTGACGGGATCGGCAGTCGCAATCGGCGCGCTCGCAACCAGCGCGGCACCAACCAGTACGGGGGCGGTAATTCTGAGCAACCAGCGAAATGAGGGCATGGCAGTCAGTATGTGGCAAACGGATGAAGAACAGAGAAAGTCGGGATAGCCGTTGAGCTGTGACAACGTTGTTGCTCCGGCAGGATTCGAAAATGCCATCACCACGGTCTCGCTCAATCGCGCCGCTCGTTTTGATTCTCGCGCTGATCGCCGGCACTGCCGTGGCGGCGTGCGGTC
This genomic interval carries:
- a CDS encoding DUF732 domain-containing protein; protein product: MPSFRWLLRITAPVLVGAALVASAPIATADPVNDGYLAQLRAAGLSWPPGHDAALIGMAQLICDDLGWGWTPDQIAQDVHANLDPRGIAVGDVASMVGIAHATYCPTQKCWAPHC
- a CDS encoding DUF1345 domain-containing protein, with the translated sequence MVVVVVLGVVVAIMVGSALGGRYALVGWITAAGVYVVWTQLILRGMDAEQTRIWATREDPTRWLADAVILTASVASLGGVGYVVAAGSRSGAGAIHAAIVGILSVAASWFAVHTLYTVHYARLYYSDDPGGIDFHDPEPPRFRDFAYVAFTVGMTYQVSDTEINLTSIRATVLRHAMVSYLLGAVVLAVTINLIAGLSSKV